In the Pleuronectes platessa chromosome 8, fPlePla1.1, whole genome shotgun sequence genome, one interval contains:
- the il12ba gene encoding interleukin 12Ba produces the protein MKFFTCSIIMSVFLQLSSPNPLGFWTLLPNILVVEVNGALGQQPLSCLGSPQDGSRKDNKSQDIIWKKNGVVEEQRGNSYSVELEESKGGGNYTCHREDGSLVNHTVVLIQEKETESRKIVEKINQGDYVQCLAQNYNGEFHCSWTWHRSRDAKVAFIEVWRGSNDGDTQCSLDTSTQRWTCSSGQSNFSCSVDEHGHGISCRDEQHCPYAEESKRIFVAVYMLTEDFLVENYSQQFYLAEIVKPDMVKISEVNTTMIEWSYPSSWSSPYSYFPLTFEIAQLRQGCKQCGNPCKRRETWTVQSPDILQITFKNRPKAVCVRAKDALCDSQWSEWSHLRLRGNEKKKTLAIR, from the exons ATGAAGTTCTTCACTTGCAGCATCATCATGTCTGTATTTCTACAACTCTCCAGCCCAAATCCTCTGGGCTTTTGGACTCTGCTCCCCAACa TTCTGGTTGTGGAGGTGAACGGCGCTCTGGGCCAGCAGCCCCTGAGCTGCCTGGGCTCGCCACAGGACGGGTCGAGGAAAGacaacaagagtcaggacatTATTTGGAAGAAGAACGGAGTAGTGGAAGAACAGAGAGGAAACTCGTACTCGGTGGAGCTGGAGGAAAGTAAAGGAGGGGGCAACTACACCTGCCACCGAGAGGACGGATCACTggtcaatcacactgtggttcTGATCCAGGAAAAGGAAACCGAGTCGAGGAAGATTGTTGAAAAAATTAATCAAG GGGATTACGTGCAGTGCTTGGCTCAAAATTACAACGGAGAGTTTCACTGCTCTTGGACGTGGCACAGAAGTCGTGACGCCAAAGTAGCATTTATCGAAGTTTGGCG CGGTTCTAACGACGGTGACACCCAGTGTTCTTTGGACACCAGCACCCAGCGCTGGACGTGCTCCTCAGGTCAGAGTAACTTCAGCTGCTCAGTCGATGAACATGGACACGGGATCTCCTGCCGGGACGAGCAGCACTGCCCCTACGCTGAGGAGAGCAAGCGGATCTTCGTGGCTGTGTACATGTTGACCGAGGACTTCCTGGTGGAGAACTACTCTCAACAGTTTTACCTGGCAGAGATAG TGAAACCTGACATGGTGAAGATCAGTGAAGTCAACACCACGATGATAGAGTGGAGTTACCCGAGCTCCTGGAGCAGTCCCTACTCCTACTTCCCTCTCACGTTCGAGATAGCACAGCTCAGGCAGGGATGCAAACAGTGTGGGAACCCCTGCAAGAGAAGAGAA ACATGGACAGTCCAATCCCCCGACATCTTACAAATTACATTCAAGAACAGGCCCAAGGCTGTGTGTGTCCGAGCAAAGGACGCTCTCTGTGACTCCCAGTGGAGCGAGTGGAGCCACCTCAG ATTGAGGGGaaacgagaagaaaaaaacattggcAATACGGTGA